One Cryobacterium psychrophilum DNA segment encodes these proteins:
- the ruvA gene encoding Holliday junction branch migration protein RuvA, whose translation MISSVHGLVLSAVGSTVVIEIGGVGLGVQVTPATALSLRINDEARLLTTLIVREDSLTLYGFPSNDELAVFELLVGVTGVGPKSALGVLAVLSPNEIAQAVADDADAVFRKVSGIGPKTAKLIVLSLAGKLAITAQTPASTRPTGSATVASSVQAALIGLGWSERVAAEAVDETLKTLDAAPDAVPPTVAMVLRLALGRLGPAQNPGHRS comes from the coding sequence GTGATCTCTTCCGTACATGGCCTCGTCCTCTCCGCCGTTGGTTCCACGGTCGTGATAGAAATCGGGGGAGTGGGCCTCGGCGTGCAGGTCACACCGGCCACCGCCCTGTCCCTGCGTATCAACGACGAGGCCCGCCTGCTCACGACGCTCATAGTTCGAGAGGATTCCCTCACGCTCTACGGGTTTCCGAGCAACGACGAGCTTGCGGTGTTCGAGCTGCTTGTGGGTGTCACGGGGGTTGGTCCGAAATCGGCCCTCGGGGTGCTCGCGGTGCTCAGCCCCAACGAGATCGCCCAGGCGGTTGCCGACGATGCCGACGCCGTGTTCCGTAAGGTCAGCGGTATCGGGCCCAAAACCGCCAAACTCATCGTGCTGAGCCTGGCCGGCAAGCTAGCCATCACGGCCCAGACGCCGGCATCGACCAGACCAACCGGCAGCGCCACGGTGGCGTCGAGTGTGCAGGCGGCCCTCATCGGACTCGGCTGGTCAGAGCGTGTCGCTGCAGAGGCGGTCGATGAGACGCTGAAAACCCTGGACGCGGCCCCGGATGCGGTTCCACCAACGGTGGCCATGGTGCTTCGCCTGGCCCTCGGACGGCTCGGCCCCGCACAGAACCCGGGGCACCGGTCATGA
- the ruvB gene encoding Holliday junction branch migration DNA helicase RuvB: MTTDPGVEVTNPTLASETELAFEGALRPTSLGEFVGQQKVRGQLQLMLTAATMQNRTPDHILLAGPPGLGKTTLAMIIAYEGNRPLRMSSGPAIQHAGDLAAVLSSLVPGEVLFIDEIHRMARSAEEMLYLAMEDFRIDIMVGKGAGATSVPLELAPFTLVGATTRSGLLPNPLRDRFGFTANLEFYAESELEQVLGRAAQLINLPIGQRALAEIAGRCRGTPRIANRLLRRVRDYALVHGHDADLTAVHAALELYDVDEIGLDRLDREVMKIILTRFGGGPVGLNTLSVSVGEESETIEAVVEPFLVRIGFLTRTPRGRVATGAAWRHFGLNDPQVALTLDDL; the protein is encoded by the coding sequence ATGACGACCGATCCGGGAGTCGAGGTCACCAACCCCACGCTCGCGAGCGAAACCGAGCTCGCGTTTGAGGGTGCCCTTCGACCGACGAGCCTGGGCGAATTCGTGGGCCAGCAGAAGGTTCGTGGCCAGCTCCAGCTCATGCTCACGGCCGCCACCATGCAGAATCGCACCCCCGACCATATTCTGCTCGCTGGCCCTCCGGGCCTGGGTAAAACCACGCTTGCGATGATCATCGCCTACGAGGGAAACCGGCCGCTTCGCATGTCGAGTGGTCCGGCGATCCAGCACGCCGGCGACCTCGCCGCCGTGCTGTCATCACTGGTGCCCGGCGAGGTGCTGTTTATCGACGAGATTCACCGCATGGCCCGTTCGGCCGAAGAAATGCTGTACCTTGCGATGGAAGACTTCCGGATCGACATCATGGTGGGTAAGGGTGCGGGCGCCACGTCGGTTCCGCTTGAGCTTGCCCCCTTCACGCTCGTTGGGGCAACGACGCGCTCTGGACTGCTCCCGAACCCGCTCCGCGATCGCTTCGGGTTCACCGCGAACCTCGAGTTTTATGCCGAGAGCGAACTTGAGCAGGTACTCGGCCGGGCGGCGCAGCTGATCAACCTTCCGATCGGACAGCGCGCCCTGGCCGAGATTGCCGGCCGTTGCCGCGGCACACCCCGCATCGCCAATCGGCTGCTCCGCCGCGTGCGGGACTACGCGCTCGTGCATGGCCACGACGCCGACCTCACCGCCGTACACGCGGCGCTGGAGCTCTACGACGTAGATGAAATCGGTCTCGACCGCCTCGACCGCGAGGTGATGAAGATCATTCTGACCCGATTCGGTGGGGGACCGGTTGGCCTCAATACCCTGTCGGTTTCGGTCGGCGAGGAGTCGGAAACCATCGAGGCGGTCGTGGAGCCCTTCCTCGTGAGGATAGGCTTCCTCACGCGCACCCCGCGAGGGCGGGTGGCGACTGGCGCAGCGTGGCGACATTTCGGTCTGAATGATCCTCAGGTCGCCCTCACCCTGGATGACCTATAA
- the yajC gene encoding preprotein translocase subunit YajC gives MDPLTLVMLGVLAMLVFFMFRNGRKRKRDQEALQATMVAGADVMTNFGMYGTIVSIDEEENKVALLIAPGTIVNIHRQTIARVVEPVVDKADEESDDDVLAESPVIESLGEPEFGQRVDSDDNDNQPKKGDA, from the coding sequence ATGGATCCGTTGACACTCGTCATGCTTGGCGTTCTGGCAATGCTCGTCTTCTTCATGTTCCGCAACGGTCGCAAGCGCAAGCGCGACCAGGAAGCACTGCAGGCCACCATGGTCGCCGGTGCTGACGTTATGACCAACTTCGGAATGTACGGCACCATCGTGTCGATCGACGAAGAAGAGAACAAGGTGGCGCTGCTCATCGCCCCCGGCACCATCGTGAACATCCACCGCCAGACCATCGCTCGCGTGGTTGAGCCGGTCGTGGACAAGGCCGACGAGGAATCCGATGACGACGTTCTCGCGGAGAGTCCCGTTATCGAGTCCCTCGGCGAACCCGAGTTCGGGCAGCGCGTCGACAGCGACGACAATGACAACCAGCCCAAAAAGGGCGACGCGTAA
- the secD gene encoding protein translocase subunit SecD gives MAKSSPAKKAWRSLTWLGVIIVGLIAFNAVGAVNGNGSWSPKLALDLEGGTQIILEPKIEAGETVSQEQLNQAVSIIRQRIDSAGVSESEINTQGGTNIVVSIPGTPDDATINRIESSAKLEFRPVLVAGAPTSAAVGADGTATPAPEATIDPNLSTTPSVEPTDGSDLNYVTPALQAQYEAFDCANVDTSNVAPADQPLITCESDGSAKYILGPVEVDGANISDSTNGQEAGQSGTPTGQWVVNIEFNGKGADEFLAVSSRLIALQSPQNQFAAVLDGKVITAPRVLGVTDTPQITGNFDQDSSKALADQLKFGALPISFTVQSQDTISATLGSTQLVNGLIAGLIGLILVVMYSLAQYRLLGLVTVASLGVAAIITYLLITILSWREGYRLSLAGVAGLIVAIGITADSFIVYFERVRDELRDGRGLESAVEAGWKRAIRTIIASDVVNFLAAAVLFILAVGNVRGFALTLGLTTVVDLIVVGLFTHPMLQLIAQTRFFNEGHKLSGLDPRALGAVYRGRARFVPSVAVPGTKSASSSREAAKRQTIAERKAAELVGASQDSSTDGKDS, from the coding sequence GTGGCTAAGTCGTCCCCGGCCAAGAAGGCCTGGCGTTCCCTGACATGGCTTGGCGTGATCATCGTCGGCCTCATCGCCTTCAACGCCGTTGGCGCCGTCAACGGGAACGGATCGTGGTCGCCCAAGCTCGCGCTCGATCTCGAGGGCGGCACACAGATCATCCTCGAGCCCAAGATTGAAGCCGGGGAAACCGTCTCCCAGGAGCAGTTGAACCAGGCCGTTTCGATCATCCGCCAGCGCATTGACTCTGCCGGTGTCTCCGAGTCGGAGATCAACACCCAGGGTGGCACGAACATTGTGGTCTCGATCCCCGGAACACCCGACGACGCCACGATCAACCGCATCGAGTCCTCGGCGAAGCTCGAGTTCCGGCCCGTACTCGTTGCCGGAGCGCCGACCTCGGCTGCCGTCGGCGCCGACGGTACCGCCACTCCCGCGCCCGAAGCCACCATCGACCCCAACCTGTCGACCACGCCGTCCGTGGAACCCACCGACGGGAGTGACCTCAACTACGTCACCCCGGCGCTGCAGGCCCAGTACGAGGCCTTCGACTGTGCCAACGTCGACACGAGCAATGTCGCCCCGGCCGATCAGCCCCTGATCACGTGCGAGAGCGATGGCTCCGCCAAGTACATCCTCGGCCCGGTCGAGGTCGACGGTGCGAACATCTCCGACTCCACCAACGGCCAGGAAGCCGGCCAGAGTGGAACGCCCACCGGCCAGTGGGTCGTCAACATTGAATTCAACGGCAAGGGAGCAGACGAGTTCCTCGCCGTCTCGAGCCGTCTCATCGCCCTGCAGAGCCCGCAGAACCAGTTCGCCGCCGTGCTGGATGGGAAGGTCATCACCGCCCCTCGCGTTCTGGGGGTGACGGACACGCCTCAGATCACCGGCAACTTCGACCAGGATTCCTCAAAGGCCCTGGCCGACCAACTCAAGTTCGGCGCGCTGCCCATCAGCTTCACTGTGCAGAGCCAGGACACGATCAGCGCAACCCTCGGCTCGACGCAGCTCGTCAACGGGCTGATCGCCGGCCTGATCGGTCTCATTCTCGTCGTGATGTATTCCCTTGCGCAATACCGCCTGCTGGGTCTCGTGACGGTGGCCTCGCTCGGGGTCGCCGCCATTATCACCTACCTCCTCATTACGATCCTGTCGTGGCGGGAAGGCTACCGCCTCTCCCTCGCCGGTGTGGCCGGACTGATTGTGGCCATTGGAATCACGGCCGACTCCTTCATCGTCTACTTCGAGCGTGTCCGCGATGAACTCCGCGACGGACGTGGTCTCGAATCCGCCGTGGAAGCCGGCTGGAAACGAGCCATTCGCACGATCATCGCCTCCGACGTCGTCAACTTCCTCGCGGCGGCGGTGCTCTTTATCCTCGCCGTGGGCAACGTACGTGGCTTCGCCCTCACCCTCGGGCTGACCACCGTGGTTGACCTCATCGTCGTTGGCCTGTTCACGCACCCCATGCTGCAACTCATCGCCCAGACTCGTTTCTTCAACGAAGGACACAAGCTGAGCGGACTCGATCCGAGAGCACTCGGCGCCGTCTACCGAGGTCGCGCACGTTTCGTGCCGTCGGTAGCTGTCCCCGGCACCAAATCTGCATCGTCAAGCCGTGAAGCGGCGAAGCGACAGACCATCGCCGAGCGTAAGGCCGCAGAGCTCGTTGGCGCCTCGCAGGATTCGTCGACCGACGGGAAGGATTCCTAA
- the secF gene encoding protein translocase subunit SecF — protein sequence MASFAKFGNDLYTGERSLNIVGRRKLWYMIAAAMILIAVVGPFARGGFEFGIEFTGGSEFVVSDVATQDQTNATDAVASVVPAAVSKVSTVGTTEIRVQTDQLTSEDNRAVRAALATAFDVPATDVTASFIGPSWGKDITGQALRALVVFLVLAGTVMAIYFRTWKMSIAAMVALLHDLVITAGIYGITGFEITPAAVIGFLTILGYSLYDTVVVFDKIRENTSEDGPGSLRTFADSVNLAVNQTLVRSINTSVVAALPVASILFIGAFVLGAGTLRDISLALLIGILVGTYSTIFIAAPLYAQLRTREAATRKRDKKALAAKVNAASASAAPVSHEVSA from the coding sequence ATGGCCAGCTTCGCCAAGTTTGGAAATGACCTCTACACGGGCGAACGCTCGCTCAACATTGTGGGCCGACGCAAGCTCTGGTACATGATCGCCGCCGCCATGATCCTGATAGCAGTCGTGGGTCCCTTCGCCCGCGGTGGGTTCGAGTTCGGCATTGAGTTCACCGGAGGCAGCGAGTTCGTCGTCTCCGACGTGGCCACCCAGGATCAGACGAACGCAACCGATGCCGTGGCAAGCGTCGTTCCCGCCGCGGTCTCGAAGGTCTCGACCGTGGGCACCACGGAGATCCGGGTGCAGACCGACCAGCTCACGAGCGAGGACAACCGCGCCGTTCGCGCCGCCCTCGCCACGGCATTCGACGTTCCGGCAACCGACGTGACGGCCTCGTTCATCGGACCGTCGTGGGGCAAGGACATCACCGGTCAGGCACTTCGCGCCCTCGTCGTCTTCCTCGTTCTGGCCGGCACGGTCATGGCCATCTACTTCCGCACCTGGAAGATGTCCATCGCCGCCATGGTTGCGCTCCTGCACGACCTCGTGATCACCGCTGGCATCTACGGCATCACCGGGTTCGAAATCACCCCGGCAGCCGTCATCGGCTTCCTGACGATTCTCGGATACTCGCTCTATGACACGGTCGTGGTATTCGACAAGATCCGCGAAAACACCAGTGAAGATGGTCCGGGCTCACTACGCACGTTCGCCGACTCGGTCAACCTCGCCGTCAACCAGACGCTCGTTCGGTCGATCAACACCTCGGTGGTTGCCGCTCTCCCGGTTGCATCAATTCTCTTCATCGGCGCCTTTGTGCTCGGTGCCGGCACCCTGCGGGACATCTCCCTCGCACTGCTCATCGGTATCCTCGTTGGAACGTATTCAACGATCTTCATTGCCGCGCCGCTCTACGCCCAGCTGCGCACCCGTGAAGCTGCGACCCGCAAGCGGGACAAGAAGGCTCTCGCGGCGAAGGTCAACGCGGCGTCGGCTTCCGCTGCCCCGGTGTCCCACGAAGTGAGCGCCTGA